In one Zobellia galactanivorans genomic region, the following are encoded:
- the rlmD gene encoding 23S rRNA (uracil(1939)-C(5))-methyltransferase RlmD produces MRRKNKRQVFENVEVVDAGAKGKTIGKAPDGRVIFLTNAVPGDIVDVQTTKKRKAYFEGVATTFHNFSDKRVEPQCEHFGVCGGCKWQNMGYEHQLFYKQKEVENNLRRIGHLELPEITPISGSKEQYFYRNKMEFSFSDSRWLTLKEIQSDNNFTDKNALGFHIPGMWDKILDIKKCHLQQDPSNAIRLETRDFAIKNGLTFFNPRNQHGQLRTLMIRTASTGELMVMIQFYEDDKAKRELLLNHLKATFPEITSLLYVINQKQNDTIYDQEIVCFSGRDHIFEEMEGLKFKINAKSFYQTNSAQAYELYKLTREFADLKGDELVYDLYTGTGTIAQFVAKKAKKVVGIESVPEAIADAKANAERNEIDNVDFFVGDMKNVFNQEFIEANGTPDVIITDPPRDGMHKDVVQQILNIAPDKVVYVSCNSATQARDLALMKDTYQVIKVQPVDMFPQTHHVENIVLLKKL; encoded by the coding sequence ATGCGAAGAAAGAACAAGCGACAGGTATTCGAAAACGTAGAGGTTGTAGATGCCGGTGCAAAAGGAAAAACTATTGGTAAAGCGCCCGACGGAAGGGTTATTTTTTTGACCAACGCCGTACCTGGGGACATTGTAGACGTACAGACCACAAAAAAGCGCAAGGCTTACTTTGAAGGTGTCGCTACCACTTTTCACAACTTTTCCGACAAACGTGTAGAACCGCAATGTGAACATTTTGGGGTTTGCGGGGGATGCAAATGGCAAAATATGGGCTATGAGCACCAACTTTTCTACAAACAAAAGGAAGTAGAAAACAACCTAAGACGGATCGGACATTTAGAACTACCCGAAATTACACCTATATCGGGTTCAAAAGAGCAGTATTTCTACCGTAACAAGATGGAGTTTTCCTTTTCAGATAGCCGCTGGCTTACCCTTAAGGAAATACAATCGGACAATAATTTTACGGACAAGAACGCGCTCGGATTTCACATTCCCGGAATGTGGGACAAGATCCTAGACATAAAAAAATGTCACCTACAGCAAGATCCCTCCAATGCCATTCGATTGGAGACCCGTGATTTTGCCATTAAAAACGGACTCACATTTTTCAACCCGAGGAATCAGCACGGGCAATTGCGCACCCTTATGATACGCACGGCCTCGACAGGGGAACTAATGGTCATGATACAGTTTTACGAAGACGACAAAGCAAAACGTGAACTTCTGTTGAACCACCTCAAAGCAACTTTTCCCGAAATTACTTCGCTTTTGTATGTAATCAACCAAAAACAGAACGATACCATTTACGATCAAGAAATTGTCTGCTTCTCCGGTCGTGACCATATTTTTGAGGAAATGGAAGGCCTGAAGTTCAAAATCAACGCGAAATCATTTTACCAAACGAACTCGGCCCAGGCCTATGAACTGTACAAACTCACCCGTGAGTTCGCCGATTTAAAGGGAGACGAACTCGTTTACGACCTATATACCGGCACTGGAACCATTGCCCAATTCGTGGCCAAAAAGGCCAAGAAAGTCGTAGGAATAGAATCGGTACCCGAAGCTATCGCCGATGCAAAGGCCAATGCCGAACGTAACGAAATCGACAATGTAGACTTCTTTGTGGGCGATATGAAGAATGTCTTCAACCAAGAATTCATAGAGGCCAACGGTACGCCCGACGTTATCATTACCGACCCCCCAAGGGACGGGATGCATAAAGATGTGGTTCAACAGATCTTGAACATAGCTCCTGATAAAGTAGTTTACGTCAGTTGTAATAGTGCTACGCAAGCCCGCGACCTAGCCTTAATGAAAGATACTTACCAAGTAATAAAAGTACAACCGGTAGATATGTTTCCGCAAACACATCATGTTGAAAATATCGTACTTTTGAAAAAGCTATAG
- the rocD gene encoding ornithine--oxo-acid transaminase, translating to MSVLEKITSEGAIALEDKYGAHNYHPLPVVLTKGEGVYVWDVEGKKYYDFLSAYSAVNQGHCHPKIVKAMTDQAHTLTLTSRAFYNDMLGKYEKYATETFGFDKLLPMNTGAEAVETALKVCRKWAYEKKGLNENEAQIVVCENNFHGRTTTIISFSNDPVARKNFGPYTAGFIKIEYDNLEALAEVLEQNHNIAGFLVEPIQGEAGVYVPSEGYLRKAKALCEKHNVLFIADEVQTGIARTGKMLAVDHENVKPDILILGKALSGGAYPVSAVLANDEVMGVIKPGNHGSTFGGNPIAAAVAIAALEVVKNEELAQNAETLGLLFRDELNKFIPNCNVVNGVRGKGLLNAILINDTEDSSTAWDICMALKENGLLAKPTHGNIIRFAPPLVMNREQLLDCVEIITTTLKRFEK from the coding sequence ATGTCAGTTTTAGAAAAAATCACTTCTGAAGGTGCTATTGCATTGGAGGATAAGTACGGAGCACACAACTATCACCCATTGCCAGTGGTACTCACTAAGGGAGAAGGGGTTTATGTTTGGGATGTTGAAGGGAAAAAATATTATGATTTCCTTTCGGCCTACTCCGCAGTAAACCAGGGGCATTGCCACCCGAAAATTGTCAAGGCCATGACCGATCAGGCGCATACCTTGACCCTTACCTCAAGGGCGTTTTACAACGATATGCTCGGAAAGTATGAAAAGTATGCCACGGAAACTTTCGGCTTTGACAAGTTGTTGCCTATGAACACAGGTGCCGAGGCCGTTGAGACCGCATTGAAAGTGTGCCGAAAGTGGGCCTATGAGAAAAAAGGCTTGAACGAGAACGAGGCACAGATCGTTGTTTGTGAAAACAATTTTCATGGAAGAACCACCACAATCATTTCGTTTTCGAACGACCCGGTGGCCCGTAAGAATTTCGGACCCTATACGGCCGGATTTATTAAAATAGAATATGATAACCTAGAGGCTTTGGCCGAGGTGCTTGAACAAAACCATAACATAGCTGGTTTTTTGGTCGAGCCTATTCAAGGGGAGGCGGGAGTATACGTTCCTTCTGAAGGTTATTTAAGGAAAGCCAAGGCATTGTGCGAAAAGCACAACGTACTTTTTATAGCCGATGAGGTCCAGACCGGAATAGCCCGAACAGGTAAGATGCTGGCAGTAGACCATGAGAACGTAAAGCCTGATATCTTGATATTGGGAAAAGCGCTTTCTGGAGGAGCTTACCCCGTTTCCGCTGTTTTGGCCAACGATGAAGTTATGGGGGTGATCAAACCTGGAAACCACGGCAGTACTTTTGGCGGGAACCCTATTGCTGCGGCCGTGGCCATTGCGGCATTAGAGGTAGTCAAAAATGAGGAGTTGGCGCAAAATGCCGAGACACTCGGACTACTGTTCAGGGATGAGTTGAACAAATTTATACCGAACTGCAATGTGGTGAACGGCGTAAGGGGTAAAGGGTTGTTGAATGCAATTCTTATCAATGATACGGAAGACAGTTCGACCGCATGGGATATTTGTATGGCCCTAAAGGAAAACGGACTTTTGGCCAAACCTACCCATGGCAACATTATTCGCTTTGCACCGCCCCTGGTAATGAACAGGGAGCAACTGTTAGATTGCGTTGAGATCATAACAACAACATTGAAACGGTTCGAGAAATAA
- a CDS encoding cysteine desulfurase family protein has translation MKKVYLDNAATTQVRENVIAKMQDALANFYGNPSSTHSFGRSAKTAVESARKTIAKYMNAHPSEIIFTSGGTEADNMILRCAVRDLKVETIITSKIEHHAVLHTVEDLASEKGIKVLYVDLDVFGNPDLLHLESLLKQDDSKKLVSLMHVNNEIGNKIDIAAVCELCHSHGALFHSDTVQSIGHYLWDVKAVPVDFLTAAAHKFHGPKGIGFAYIKKNSGLKPMIAGGAQERGYRAGTESFHNIVGLEMAFVEAYDNLEAETAYVTELKSYFIDRMKEEIPDVKFNGHSGDLEKSTFTLVNACLPIDSQKALMLLFHLDMKGIACSKGSACQSGSDLGSHVLAEILSEDDFRKPSLRFSFSKYNTKEELDYTVQVLKEFVEK, from the coding sequence ATGAAAAAGGTTTATTTAGATAATGCGGCCACTACTCAAGTACGGGAAAATGTAATCGCAAAGATGCAAGATGCCTTGGCCAATTTTTACGGCAATCCTTCTTCTACCCATAGTTTTGGCCGTTCGGCAAAGACAGCGGTAGAGAGTGCCAGAAAAACGATTGCGAAATATATGAACGCCCATCCTTCGGAAATTATTTTTACTTCTGGGGGGACCGAGGCCGATAACATGATTTTACGCTGTGCCGTTCGCGACCTGAAAGTAGAAACGATCATTACTTCTAAAATAGAACACCATGCCGTACTTCATACGGTTGAAGACTTGGCGAGTGAAAAGGGTATCAAGGTTTTGTATGTTGATCTTGACGTATTCGGCAACCCCGACCTTTTGCATCTGGAAAGCTTGTTGAAGCAAGACGATTCTAAAAAGTTGGTGAGTTTAATGCATGTAAACAATGAAATTGGCAATAAGATCGATATTGCAGCGGTTTGTGAACTTTGTCATTCCCACGGGGCGCTTTTTCATTCGGATACGGTGCAGTCTATCGGACACTATCTCTGGGATGTAAAAGCCGTTCCGGTCGATTTTCTTACGGCCGCGGCCCATAAATTCCATGGTCCAAAAGGAATAGGGTTTGCCTATATCAAGAAGAATTCAGGACTCAAACCTATGATAGCGGGCGGTGCGCAAGAGCGTGGTTACCGCGCGGGAACCGAGTCGTTTCACAATATTGTAGGGCTCGAAATGGCCTTTGTGGAGGCATACGATAATCTAGAGGCCGAGACGGCTTATGTTACCGAACTGAAATCTTACTTTATTGATCGAATGAAGGAGGAGATTCCTGATGTAAAATTTAACGGTCATTCGGGCGACTTGGAAAAAAGCACCTTTACCTTGGTGAATGCCTGCTTGCCCATAGATTCACAGAAAGCGTTGATGCTTTTGTTCCATTTGGATATGAAGGGGATAGCGTGTTCAAAAGGAAGTGCTTGCCAATCGGGAAGCGACCTAGGGTCACACGTGCTTGCCGAGATTCTGTCGGAAGACGATTTTAGGAAGCCTTCGCTACGGTTTTCTTTTTCAAAATACAACACCAAAGAAGAATTGGACTATACCGTTCAGGTGCTCAAGGAGTTCGTGGAAAAATAA
- a CDS encoding CCC motif membrane protein: MTQQTLPGASNALTFGILSIVLTLLCCGPFGAIFSFIGLSNAKTAQRTYDQSNGQYTGIENVKTGKTLSYVGLILAAIYLLIAIIYFGAIAAIIVAAATNGDF; encoded by the coding sequence ATGACACAACAAACCCTACCGGGCGCTAGTAACGCCTTAACTTTTGGAATTCTTTCCATAGTATTGACGCTTCTTTGCTGCGGACCCTTTGGCGCTATTTTCAGCTTTATAGGCCTGTCTAACGCGAAAACCGCACAGCGAACCTATGACCAAAGTAATGGTCAGTACACGGGAATCGAAAACGTAAAGACCGGAAAGACCCTATCATATGTAGGCTTGATCTTAGCAGCCATTTACCTGCTAATAGCCATTATATACTTTGGCGCCATTGCCGCCATTATTGTAGCGGCCGCCACAAACGGCGATTTCTAA
- a CDS encoding CCC motif membrane protein: MEQHKLPNATLILVFGILSIVTCCCYGILGLIFGIVALVLANKATSIYQENPENYTDYGNVKTGKILAIIGIVLSVLYLMMTIGMIAFFGFEDMQDPEMIREKMEELFG, encoded by the coding sequence ATGGAACAACACAAATTACCCAATGCTACTTTAATTCTTGTATTCGGAATTCTTTCGATAGTCACCTGTTGCTGTTATGGTATTCTTGGTCTTATATTCGGTATCGTTGCCTTGGTCTTAGCGAACAAAGCCACCTCCATCTATCAGGAAAACCCAGAAAACTATACGGATTACGGCAACGTAAAAACGGGAAAAATTCTTGCTATTATCGGTATCGTACTCAGCGTTCTTTATCTAATGATGACCATAGGTATGATTGCTTTCTTCGGGTTTGAAGATATGCAAGACCCTGAAATGATACGTGAAAAAATGGAAGAACTTTTTGGATAA
- a CDS encoding Smr/MutS family protein, whose amino-acid sequence MAVFQIGDKVETIDDVISGRVTKLSGATVTIETNDGFELDFEANELVRIDTGDIRVSNYEISQVKAEKELPKKRRTQVLKPKERNAPKMEVDLHIHQLTKSSKGMSNYDMLNLQLDAARRQLEFAMRKRIQKVVFIHGVGEGVLKEELYYLFRRYDNVKYYDADYQKYGLGATEVYIYQNT is encoded by the coding sequence ATGGCCGTTTTTCAAATAGGGGATAAGGTTGAGACTATAGATGATGTCATCTCGGGTAGGGTTACTAAGCTTTCCGGGGCTACGGTAACTATTGAAACCAATGACGGGTTTGAGCTCGATTTTGAGGCGAACGAGCTGGTTCGGATCGATACGGGGGATATCCGGGTCAGCAATTACGAGATAAGCCAGGTGAAGGCCGAAAAAGAACTTCCGAAGAAAAGAAGAACCCAAGTCTTAAAGCCCAAAGAACGCAACGCCCCCAAGATGGAAGTGGATCTGCACATTCATCAGTTGACAAAGTCAAGCAAGGGCATGAGCAATTATGATATGCTGAACCTTCAGTTGGATGCGGCCAGACGTCAGTTGGAATTCGCTATGAGAAAGCGGATCCAAAAAGTGGTATTCATTCACGGGGTAGGGGAAGGCGTGCTCAAAGAAGAGCTCTATTACCTTTTTAGACGCTACGACAATGTAAAATACTACGATGCCGATTACCAAAAATACGGCCTGGGCGCTACCGAGGTCTATATTTACCAGAATACTTAG
- a CDS encoding DUF2752 domain-containing protein, translating to MQLATFLLTLEDYMLPCLNKKLFGIDCPGCGLQRSIVLFFKGDFSAAFDMYPAIFTLIPLVMFAFASQFIRFRFDTHIKMALGILSGSIIIVNYILKMTHLTH from the coding sequence ATGCAGTTAGCTACTTTTTTATTGACTCTTGAAGATTATATGCTACCCTGCCTGAACAAAAAGCTCTTCGGCATCGACTGTCCGGGCTGTGGTCTTCAGCGTTCCATTGTACTTTTTTTTAAGGGGGATTTCAGTGCGGCCTTTGATATGTATCCGGCAATTTTCACCCTTATACCACTTGTAATGTTCGCCTTTGCAAGTCAATTTATCCGATTTCGTTTTGACACCCATATAAAAATGGCCCTTGGTATACTAAGCGGCTCTATTATTATAGTTAACTATATTCTTAAAATGACTCACCTAACCCACTAA
- a CDS encoding TonB-dependent receptor codes for MSAQTATVTGIVFNKANEPLEEVNISTASKGTISDQNGYYSLQVTADEPITLTFSHIGHKNVVLRDLVLNTNETYEFSPVLRSDIIQIAGVTVSPTGKRNIEGVTTVSQDMAHNIPGANAGVENILKLLPGVSSSNELSTQYNVRGGNYDENLVYVNEIEVYRPFLVRAAQQEGMSFINSEMVRNIRFSSGGFQAKYGDKLSSVLDITYKKPSENGAQLDLSFLGASATAEAVSKDKKLSTINGIRYRNNSLFVNSQDINTNFNPTFADFQTFTTYQFSRKFHLDFLGNVSINDYQNEPRDRQTNFGTIAEPKSLQIYYQGEEHNRYNTILGALKANYFVNEDVTMKLIASLYHTTEEEYSDVIAQYYLGNVNTDPFSDSFGAPTDIRGVGSQYKRARNELDALIFNLSYKGSFTRKNQLLEWGIKYTHEDIRDQLRESEFIDSAGYFVRPPRAEFINDQPETPFEAPLEAYSGVNARNFVKTDRFSGYVQFSDRLDLASHALHYNLGLRAQHWTVSGAEISSSSQTVVSPRAQISLKPDWKRDMLFRLSGGLYHQPPFYRELRDRTGTVNPNVKAQESLHIVGGNEYSFNLWQRPFTLISEVYYKKLNHVNTYTLEDVRIRYAANTDAEAYAYGADLRLNGAFVPGTESWVSIGFLKTEENSNDRGYIARPSDQRLKFGILFQDYIPEFPNFKMYLNLVYNTGVPDGSPNYSDPYLYNTRLRDYKRADLGISHIFVGGNRTYQKNHWLHRFKELSAGVEIFNLFNNQNSITNTWVRDVDSKQQFAVPNFMTSRVLNLKLRMRF; via the coding sequence ATGAGCGCCCAAACCGCTACCGTGACCGGTATCGTGTTCAATAAGGCCAACGAGCCCTTAGAGGAGGTAAATATCAGCACAGCAAGCAAAGGCACTATTTCAGACCAAAACGGATATTATTCGCTTCAAGTAACCGCCGACGAGCCCATAACCCTGACCTTTTCACATATAGGCCATAAAAACGTGGTATTGCGCGACCTTGTTCTCAACACCAACGAAACCTATGAGTTCAGTCCGGTATTACGATCGGATATTATACAAATTGCCGGTGTCACCGTTTCGCCTACGGGCAAAAGAAACATTGAAGGGGTGACTACGGTAAGTCAGGATATGGCCCACAACATACCCGGTGCCAATGCCGGTGTGGAGAACATTCTAAAACTACTGCCCGGAGTGTCTTCGAGCAATGAACTGAGTACCCAGTACAACGTACGTGGCGGCAATTACGATGAAAACTTGGTCTATGTAAACGAAATAGAAGTTTACCGACCGTTTTTAGTACGCGCTGCCCAACAGGAAGGTATGAGCTTTATCAACAGCGAAATGGTTCGTAACATACGTTTTTCCTCTGGGGGTTTTCAGGCCAAGTACGGCGACAAACTGTCTTCCGTATTGGACATCACCTACAAAAAGCCCTCCGAGAACGGTGCCCAGCTCGACCTTAGCTTTTTAGGGGCCAGCGCAACGGCCGAAGCCGTTTCCAAAGACAAAAAACTGAGCACCATCAACGGTATCCGCTATCGGAACAACAGCCTATTCGTCAACAGTCAAGATATCAACACCAACTTCAACCCCACTTTTGCCGATTTCCAGACCTTTACGACCTACCAGTTTTCAAGAAAGTTCCACCTCGATTTTTTGGGCAACGTTTCAATCAACGATTATCAAAACGAACCGCGTGACAGGCAAACGAATTTTGGAACAATAGCCGAGCCCAAATCGCTTCAAATCTATTATCAAGGAGAAGAGCACAATCGCTATAACACCATCCTTGGCGCCTTAAAGGCCAATTATTTCGTGAACGAGGATGTTACGATGAAATTAATAGCCTCGCTCTACCATACCACGGAAGAAGAATATTCCGATGTCATCGCCCAATACTATCTAGGCAACGTCAACACCGACCCCTTTAGCGATTCCTTTGGCGCCCCTACCGACATACGAGGCGTAGGCAGTCAGTATAAGCGCGCCAGGAACGAGCTTGACGCCCTGATATTCAACCTATCGTATAAAGGAAGCTTTACAAGGAAAAACCAATTATTGGAATGGGGCATCAAATACACCCATGAAGATATTCGCGACCAATTGCGGGAATCGGAGTTTATCGATTCTGCGGGGTATTTCGTTCGTCCGCCAAGAGCCGAATTCATCAACGATCAGCCCGAAACCCCCTTTGAAGCCCCCCTCGAGGCCTATTCAGGGGTAAACGCCAGAAATTTTGTAAAGACCGACCGTTTTTCAGGATATGTGCAATTTAGCGACCGATTAGACCTAGCATCACACGCCCTGCATTACAATCTTGGGCTACGGGCCCAACATTGGACGGTTTCCGGGGCAGAAATTTCAAGTTCGTCACAGACCGTCGTGAGTCCACGTGCCCAAATATCCTTAAAACCCGATTGGAAAAGGGATATGCTTTTTCGGCTTTCCGGCGGCCTATACCACCAACCCCCGTTTTACCGAGAACTCCGTGACCGAACGGGCACGGTCAACCCCAATGTAAAGGCTCAAGAATCACTTCATATTGTGGGAGGCAACGAATATTCGTTCAACCTTTGGCAGCGCCCCTTTACCCTCATAAGCGAGGTCTATTATAAAAAATTGAACCACGTCAACACCTACACCCTAGAAGACGTTCGTATACGCTACGCGGCCAATACCGATGCCGAGGCCTATGCATATGGCGCCGATCTAAGGTTAAACGGGGCCTTTGTACCCGGCACCGAATCTTGGGTAAGCATCGGCTTTTTAAAAACAGAGGAAAACAGTAACGACCGCGGATATATAGCCAGACCTTCGGACCAGCGATTGAAATTCGGTATTCTCTTTCAAGATTACATCCCCGAATTCCCCAATTTCAAAATGTACCTCAACCTGGTATACAACACTGGCGTACCCGATGGTTCGCCAAATTATTCCGACCCATATCTCTACAACACCAGATTACGCGATTATAAGCGTGCCGATTTGGGAATTTCGCATATTTTTGTAGGCGGAAACAGAACCTATCAAAAAAACCACTGGTTGCACCGGTTTAAAGAACTGAGCGCTGGCGTTGAGATTTTTAATTTGTTCAACAATCAAAATTCAATTACAAATACATGGGTCCGGGATGTTGACAGCAAACAACAATTTGCCGTTCCTAATTTCATGACAAGTCGTGTGCTGAACCTAAAGCTCCGCATGCGCTTTTAG
- a CDS encoding M23 family metallopeptidase encodes MRKLFVGLSFLFSVFGFSQEKYPQDAFRSPIDIPMVLAGTFGELRSNHFHSGIDIKTQQREGLPIYAVADGSVTRIKVSLWGYGKVLYIAHPNGYTSVYGHLQKFAPKIQEFVKKLQYKKQAYEVEDFPDYAEIKVKKGEIIAYGGNTGGSSGPHLHFEIRSSISEKPTNPLLYGFDVRDATNPTLLKLYGFPLSDDAQINQNKNTTAINFTRQQDGTFLADPVSATGTIGLGFVGYDRQDLAANHNGVYSVQQLVNGKVYTDYDFESFSFGETRYINTLIDYYHYGKYRQRIQRLYKAPGNRLSIYNKLENDGKIEVKEGLSYKVELLIKDYAGNETKAIIPIEGKTEPTKIDKDEEKTENYVIAKKPNNYDLGGAKVYFPANTFYDNFYIDLKKGEDTVTIHNNRVPAHRNFTITFDVSKYSEAEKKQMFIARLDSRLRPSHTSTYKRGNTFTTRTRYLGTYTLAKDTVAPKIRPKNFKEKQWLNNYHYLSLRITDDLSGIDTYSATLNGKWILMEYEPKTNTITYNFDDVILNEKECHLEVTVTDNVGNTNTFTSTFYRK; translated from the coding sequence ATAGACATCAAGACCCAGCAACGCGAGGGCTTACCCATTTATGCGGTTGCCGACGGCAGCGTAACCCGCATCAAGGTTTCCCTTTGGGGCTACGGAAAGGTACTCTATATAGCCCATCCGAACGGATACACCTCGGTTTATGGGCACCTACAGAAATTTGCCCCTAAGATTCAGGAATTTGTAAAAAAACTACAATACAAGAAACAAGCGTACGAAGTAGAGGATTTTCCCGATTATGCCGAGATAAAGGTCAAAAAAGGTGAAATCATCGCCTATGGCGGAAATACCGGAGGTTCTTCAGGACCCCACCTCCATTTTGAAATTCGAAGCAGTATTTCCGAAAAGCCGACAAACCCTTTACTTTACGGGTTTGATGTAAGGGACGCAACCAACCCTACCTTATTGAAACTCTATGGTTTTCCCTTATCGGATGACGCACAGATCAACCAAAACAAAAATACCACGGCCATTAATTTTACCCGACAGCAAGACGGTACTTTTCTGGCCGACCCGGTCAGTGCCACAGGAACCATTGGCTTGGGCTTTGTAGGATATGACAGACAAGATCTTGCGGCCAACCACAATGGCGTTTATTCGGTTCAGCAGCTTGTCAACGGAAAAGTATATACCGACTACGACTTCGAATCGTTCTCTTTCGGGGAAACCCGATATATCAACACCCTGATCGATTACTACCATTACGGAAAATACCGTCAACGCATACAACGCTTGTACAAGGCCCCGGGTAACCGCCTGAGCATTTACAACAAGCTTGAGAACGATGGAAAAATAGAAGTCAAGGAAGGATTGAGCTACAAGGTCGAGCTATTGATAAAAGATTACGCCGGCAATGAAACCAAGGCCATCATTCCGATAGAGGGAAAAACCGAGCCTACAAAAATCGACAAAGACGAAGAAAAAACAGAAAACTACGTCATTGCCAAAAAGCCGAACAATTACGATTTAGGGGGCGCCAAGGTCTACTTTCCCGCAAATACCTTTTACGACAATTTCTATATCGACCTGAAGAAGGGCGAAGATACGGTAACCATACACAACAACCGTGTACCGGCACACCGTAATTTCACCATAACCTTCGATGTCTCAAAATACAGCGAAGCCGAAAAAAAACAAATGTTCATTGCCCGACTTGACAGTAGATTGCGTCCATCACATACCTCTACGTACAAACGGGGAAATACCTTTACAACGCGCACGCGCTACCTTGGCACCTATACCTTGGCCAAAGACACGGTGGCCCCAAAGATCCGACCAAAGAATTTCAAGGAAAAACAATGGCTGAACAATTACCATTATCTTAGTCTGCGCATTACCGATGACCTCAGTGGTATAGACACCTATTCGGCCACCTTGAACGGTAAATGGATCTTAATGGAATACGAGCCTAAAACCAACACGATTACCTATAATTTCGACGATGTCATCCTTAACGAAAAAGAATGTCACCTTGAAGTTACCGTAACCGATAATGTGGGTAACACCAATACCTTTACCAGTACTTTCTATAGAAAATGA